From a region of the Tenggerimyces flavus genome:
- a CDS encoding glycoside hydrolase family 9 protein: MASISRVLSVVLAVVASLTLTGGPSAAADVAVRVNQHAYQWNGPKHATVVTDSTTPLSWQLTTSAGKVVAHGKTKVYGLDEFSGDHVHLVDFSRATRVGERYRLVVGGVASFPFDIAKRPYEQLREDAFAYFYHNRSGIEIDAAYVGAQYARPAGHLGVAPNQGDTNVPCYPGSCDYSLDVRGGWYDAGDHGKYVVNGGISAWQVLDAYERAVTVSGGGRAEIADGTLRIPEAGNGISDVLDEARWEVEFLLRMQVPAGQALAGMAHHKMHDDAWTGIPMRPDLDPRPRYLQLPSTAATLNLAAVAARCARLWKKLDGTFAAKCRTAAERAWAAAVAHPAMYAQDLGTGGGGYGDGDVTDEFSWAAAELFTTTGRASYKAYLEPADLSEGFYWGSVAALGDLTLARFHNQLSRSEWRAVRDRVVAGADALVADMKSQGYANPYLPRDGHYAWGSASATPNSAFIIASAFDLTGKQKYRDAALESMDYLFGRNALNQSYVSGYGEQASHNMHHRFWANQANAAYPNPPAGALAGGPNSRLEDPKAQELLQGCKPAKCYVDHIDSYSTNEVTINWNAPLAWMALFADSPSARR; this comes from the coding sequence ATGGCGTCGATCTCCCGCGTTCTCAGCGTCGTGCTCGCCGTTGTCGCGAGCCTCACCCTCACCGGCGGGCCGAGTGCCGCCGCCGATGTCGCCGTCCGCGTCAACCAGCACGCGTACCAGTGGAACGGCCCGAAGCACGCGACCGTGGTCACCGACTCGACCACGCCGCTCTCCTGGCAGCTGACGACCTCGGCCGGCAAGGTCGTGGCGCACGGGAAGACCAAGGTGTACGGGCTCGACGAGTTCTCCGGCGACCACGTCCACCTCGTCGACTTCTCGCGCGCGACCCGCGTGGGCGAGCGCTACCGACTGGTGGTCGGAGGTGTCGCGAGCTTCCCGTTCGACATCGCGAAGCGGCCGTACGAGCAGCTGCGCGAGGACGCGTTCGCGTACTTCTACCACAACCGCAGCGGCATCGAGATCGACGCGGCGTACGTCGGCGCCCAGTACGCGCGGCCCGCCGGACACCTCGGCGTCGCGCCCAACCAGGGCGACACGAACGTGCCCTGCTACCCGGGTTCGTGCGACTACAGCCTCGACGTCCGCGGTGGTTGGTACGACGCCGGCGACCACGGCAAGTACGTCGTCAACGGCGGCATCTCGGCGTGGCAGGTGCTCGACGCGTACGAGCGCGCGGTCACCGTCTCCGGTGGCGGCCGGGCCGAGATCGCCGACGGCACGTTGCGGATTCCCGAAGCGGGCAACGGGATTTCCGACGTTCTCGACGAGGCGCGCTGGGAGGTCGAGTTCCTGCTGCGTATGCAGGTACCGGCGGGCCAGGCACTGGCGGGGATGGCGCACCACAAGATGCACGACGACGCGTGGACGGGCATCCCGATGCGGCCCGACCTCGACCCGCGGCCGCGCTACCTGCAGCTGCCGTCGACGGCGGCGACACTGAACCTCGCCGCGGTCGCCGCTCGTTGCGCCCGGCTCTGGAAGAAGCTCGACGGCACGTTCGCGGCGAAGTGCCGCACCGCCGCCGAACGGGCCTGGGCCGCCGCGGTCGCGCATCCGGCGATGTACGCGCAGGACCTCGGCACCGGCGGAGGCGGGTACGGCGACGGCGACGTCACCGACGAGTTCTCCTGGGCGGCGGCCGAGCTGTTCACCACGACCGGGCGCGCCTCGTACAAGGCGTACCTCGAGCCGGCCGATCTCAGCGAGGGCTTCTACTGGGGCTCGGTCGCGGCGCTCGGCGACCTGACGTTGGCGCGTTTCCACAACCAGCTCTCGCGATCGGAGTGGCGGGCCGTACGCGACCGCGTCGTCGCCGGAGCGGACGCGCTGGTCGCCGATATGAAGAGCCAGGGGTACGCGAACCCGTACCTGCCTCGCGACGGGCACTACGCGTGGGGCTCGGCGTCGGCGACCCCTAACAGCGCGTTCATCATCGCGTCCGCGTTCGACCTTACGGGCAAGCAGAAATACCGCGACGCGGCGTTGGAGTCGATGGACTACCTGTTCGGTCGGAACGCGCTGAACCAGTCGTACGTGAGCGGGTACGGGGAACAGGCGAGCCACAACATGCACCACCGGTTCTGGGCGAACCAGGCCAACGCCGCGTACCCGAACCCGCCCGCCGGCGCCCTCGCGGGCGGCCCGAACTCGCGGCTGGAGGACCCGAAGGCGCAGGAACTCCTGCAGGGCTGCAAGCCGGCGAAGTGCTACGTCGACCACATCGACTCGTACTCGACGAACGAGGTCACGATCAACTGGAACGCGCCGCTCGCCTGGATGGCACTCTTCGCCGACTCACCCTCCGCCCGCCGCTGA
- a CDS encoding ABC transporter substrate-binding protein, with the protein MITPPAPSGAVKIGAIVPLTEPGWVEAGRHLLAGLELGVREVNDNGGIDGRPLELVVRDTAADPRKAEAAVGELHSLGVSALAGEYHSVVARAAAAKADALGLPYLCSSAVLDALTDEPTDWVARIAPAQSRGWRIYADFLLSKGHTRIAVASQPSIYWTAGTRILRDHLAQSGGTVIELDVNMLGPEGVCDEVVAQRTTALLLLVGIPEPAVSIVKAVRRDERLAELRLGAPAGQPELASWAALLGDDGSAIPFLRYLPEQLGRLGERVKTELQERLTEAPSFVAFEGYDTIAVLADLLGSGAGASWSRVAVEGTRGQIRFTRTPGIGVWQWAWPPIQVVDRDPADLGRFRILHAG; encoded by the coding sequence ATGATCACGCCACCAGCGCCAAGCGGAGCGGTGAAGATCGGGGCGATCGTTCCGCTCACCGAGCCGGGCTGGGTCGAGGCGGGCCGGCACCTGCTCGCCGGACTCGAGCTGGGCGTACGCGAGGTCAACGACAACGGCGGGATCGACGGGCGACCGCTCGAGCTGGTCGTCCGGGACACCGCGGCCGACCCGCGGAAGGCCGAGGCGGCCGTCGGGGAGCTCCACAGCCTGGGCGTCAGCGCCCTGGCGGGGGAGTATCACAGCGTCGTCGCCCGCGCCGCCGCGGCGAAGGCGGACGCGCTCGGCCTGCCGTACCTCTGCTCGTCGGCGGTCCTCGACGCGCTCACCGACGAGCCCACCGACTGGGTCGCACGCATCGCCCCGGCGCAGTCCCGCGGCTGGCGGATCTACGCCGACTTCCTGCTCAGCAAGGGCCATACCCGAATCGCCGTCGCCTCCCAGCCGAGTATCTACTGGACGGCCGGGACTCGCATCCTGCGCGACCACCTCGCCCAGAGCGGCGGCACCGTCATCGAGCTCGACGTCAACATGCTCGGCCCCGAAGGGGTGTGCGACGAGGTCGTCGCACAGCGCACGACGGCCCTCCTCCTGCTGGTCGGCATCCCGGAACCGGCGGTGTCGATCGTCAAGGCGGTACGCCGGGACGAACGCCTCGCCGAGCTCCGGCTGGGCGCCCCGGCCGGCCAACCGGAGCTCGCCAGCTGGGCGGCGCTGCTGGGCGACGACGGGTCGGCGATCCCGTTCCTCCGTTATCTCCCCGAGCAGCTCGGCCGCCTCGGCGAACGCGTCAAGACGGAGCTCCAGGAAAGACTGACCGAAGCGCCCTCGTTCGTCGCCTTCGAGGGCTACGACACGATCGCTGTCCTCGCCGACCTCCTGGGCTCGGGCGCCGGCGCGAGCTGGTCGCGGGTCGCGGTCGAAGGCACCCGCGGGCAGATCCGGTTCACCCGTACGCCGGGCATCGGCGTCTGGCAGTGGGCCTGGCCGCCCATCCAGGTCGTCGACCGCGACCCGGCCGACCTCGGCCGATTCCGGATCCTGCACGCCGGCTGA
- a CDS encoding SRPBCC family protein — protein MALELGSRRRPQPAPPGVVFEALTEPRREGGRPWLDLADGELEPTILVAEEPHRVVWSSLWPDRPHDRIEFELAPAGTGTDLRWTLLTPDEEAPSDAVLGRLRYRLNHLINADLRYSFGQ, from the coding sequence ATGGCACTCGAGCTCGGCAGCCGCAGGCGCCCGCAGCCCGCGCCACCGGGTGTGGTCTTCGAGGCGCTGACCGAGCCCCGACGCGAGGGCGGCCGCCCCTGGCTGGACCTCGCCGACGGCGAGCTCGAGCCCACGATCCTCGTGGCGGAGGAACCACACCGCGTCGTCTGGTCGTCGCTCTGGCCAGACCGCCCACACGACCGGATCGAGTTCGAGCTCGCCCCGGCCGGCACCGGCACCGACCTGCGCTGGACGTTGCTGACGCCCGACGAGGAAGCGCCGTCGGACGCAGTGCTGGGCCGGCTGCGCTACCGGCTCAACCACCTGATCAACGCGGACCTGCGGTATTCGTTCGGGCAGTAG
- a CDS encoding multicopper oxidase family protein, which translates to MKLSRRGFLGVVGGAGAAMLGVAAWRPDGLVGQTGEVLRSTARLPSPFTVPLPIPAVKRPVRTDATTDYYELVQREASVEILPGLKTKIFGYDGTFPGPTIESRSGRRIVVRHRNELPVPTAVHLHGGHTPAEHDGHAIDLLLPEGVTNAQTFSHGMVGKVTTGEREYDYPSKQRAATLWYHDHRMDFTAPQVYRGLAGFQLVRDDDEAALPLPEGERDVPLMIVDRSFDEDGTFLYPSVDSTLKLERGVLPAYMEGVLGDVVLVNGAPWPVLEVDAARYRFRLLNASNARRFRLALESSSGDSVPFTQIGSDGGLLERPVTQERLDIASGERFDVVVDFSQLPVGTTVTLANQLGESPSTSRVMRFVVARKAADDSNVPAQLSRIERLDPAKAVRTRDWFFNRGELVAHSGDHNGWTINSATYDPQRIDAAPKLGDIEIWRFGSDLHHPVHVHLDPFQVLARGGHDPGPYDVGWKDTVDVRPSEYVEVLVRFTDYLGPYLMHCHNLEHEDMAMMATFQTS; encoded by the coding sequence ACTGCCCAGCCCGTTCACGGTCCCCCTGCCGATCCCCGCGGTGAAGCGCCCGGTCCGGACGGACGCGACCACGGACTACTACGAGCTGGTGCAACGCGAAGCCAGCGTGGAGATCCTGCCGGGGCTGAAGACGAAGATCTTCGGGTACGACGGCACGTTCCCCGGTCCGACGATCGAGTCGCGGTCCGGTCGCCGGATCGTCGTACGGCACCGCAACGAGCTGCCGGTTCCGACCGCCGTGCATCTGCACGGCGGGCACACGCCGGCCGAGCACGACGGGCACGCGATCGACCTGTTGCTCCCCGAGGGAGTGACCAACGCCCAGACGTTCTCGCACGGCATGGTCGGCAAGGTGACGACCGGCGAACGCGAGTACGACTATCCGAGCAAGCAGCGGGCGGCGACGCTGTGGTACCACGACCACCGGATGGACTTCACCGCGCCGCAGGTCTATCGCGGCCTGGCCGGCTTCCAGCTCGTCCGCGACGACGACGAGGCGGCCCTGCCGTTGCCCGAGGGCGAACGCGATGTCCCGTTGATGATCGTGGACCGGTCGTTCGACGAGGACGGAACGTTCCTGTACCCGAGTGTCGACTCGACGCTGAAGCTGGAACGCGGCGTGCTTCCTGCGTACATGGAAGGCGTGCTGGGTGACGTCGTGCTCGTGAACGGCGCTCCGTGGCCGGTGCTCGAGGTGGACGCGGCGCGGTACCGGTTCCGGCTGCTGAACGCCTCGAACGCGCGCCGCTTCCGGCTAGCGCTGGAGTCCTCGTCCGGCGACAGTGTCCCGTTCACGCAGATCGGCTCCGACGGCGGACTGCTGGAACGGCCGGTGACGCAAGAGCGGCTTGACATCGCGTCCGGCGAACGCTTCGACGTGGTCGTCGACTTCTCCCAGCTGCCCGTCGGCACCACGGTGACGTTGGCGAACCAGCTCGGCGAGAGCCCGTCGACCTCACGGGTGATGCGGTTCGTCGTTGCCCGCAAGGCGGCCGATGACTCGAACGTGCCGGCGCAGCTGAGCCGGATCGAGCGGCTCGACCCGGCGAAGGCGGTGCGCACGCGGGACTGGTTCTTCAACCGTGGCGAACTCGTCGCGCACAGCGGCGACCACAACGGCTGGACGATCAACAGCGCGACGTACGACCCCCAGCGGATCGACGCCGCTCCGAAGCTCGGCGACATCGAGATCTGGCGGTTCGGGTCCGACCTGCACCACCCCGTGCACGTCCACCTCGACCCGTTCCAGGTCCTCGCCCGCGGCGGGCACGACCCCGGTCCCTACGACGTCGGCTGGAAGGACACCGTGGACGTACGACCGAGCGAGTACGTCGAGGTGTTGGTGCGCTTCACCGACTACCTCGGCCCGTACCTGATGCACTGCCACAACCTCGAGCACGAGGACATGGCGATGATGGCGACCTTCCAGACCAGCTGA
- a CDS encoding class I SAM-dependent methyltransferase, translating into MTDDEQYWNGRYAEQHQLWSGNPNEILVREATSLEPGRALDLGCGEGADAIWLARQGWQVIATDISTVALERAAKHAVDAGVVVDWQHHDLTVSFPDGEFDLVSVQFLHSPQEFFPREQILRTAAAAVAPSGLLLIVGHAGPPPWEPENKQVLPTPEEVHASLDLRDDEWETLLSGEQERTQRNPHGEHVHRTDNALLVRRVRG; encoded by the coding sequence ATGACCGACGACGAGCAGTACTGGAACGGCCGCTACGCCGAGCAGCACCAGCTGTGGAGCGGCAACCCGAACGAGATCCTGGTCCGCGAGGCGACCTCGCTCGAGCCCGGTCGGGCGCTCGACCTCGGCTGCGGTGAGGGCGCGGACGCGATCTGGCTGGCGCGACAGGGATGGCAGGTCATCGCGACCGACATCTCCACGGTCGCGCTGGAACGTGCCGCCAAGCACGCGGTCGACGCGGGGGTCGTCGTGGACTGGCAGCACCACGACCTGACTGTCTCGTTCCCGGACGGCGAGTTCGACCTGGTGTCCGTCCAGTTCCTGCACTCGCCGCAGGAGTTCTTCCCGCGCGAGCAGATCCTGCGTACGGCAGCCGCCGCGGTCGCGCCCAGCGGACTGCTGCTCATCGTCGGGCACGCCGGGCCGCCGCCGTGGGAGCCCGAGAACAAGCAGGTGTTGCCGACGCCGGAAGAGGTGCACGCGAGCCTGGACCTCCGGGACGACGAGTGGGAGACGCTGCTGAGCGGCGAGCAGGAACGGACCCAGCGCAACCCGCACGGCGAGCACGTTCATCGGACCGACAATGCGCTTCTGGTCCGGCGCGTACGTGGGTGA
- a CDS encoding carbon starvation CstA family protein — protein sequence MNRPRPSTRSIVIWSGVAVIGAVAWGVLALSRGEDVNAAWLVIAALGSYAIAYRFYAKVIVKHVLRVDDKRATPAERLNNGIDYHPTDRRVLFGHHFAAIAGAGPLVGPVLAAQMGYLPGTIWIIFGVIFAGAVQDMVILFFSMRRDGKSLGQMARQEIGPIGGVAALVAVMVIMIILLAVLGIVVVNALAQSPWGTFSLAMTIPIALFMGAYMRWWRPGKVIETTIIGVALLMLAIVSGGWVANSGLADMFTLSPQALTISLIIYGFVAAVLPVWLLLAPRDYLSTFMKIGAIILLAAGVIFTLPSMKLPAFTEFAFNGQGPVFAGSLFPFVFITIACGALSGFHSLISSGTTPKMIQKESQVRMVGYGGMLMESFVAIMALAAACILEPGLYFAMNSPAGLLGPTVQTASEFVTGLGFSITPDALTAAAAAVEEQTLVARTGGAPTLAVGMSEIFSGLLGGTALKAFWYHFAIMFEALFILTTVDAGTRVGRFMLQDTLGNIWKPLARVSWWPGLAATSAVVVGGWGYFLWVGVNDPLGGINQLFPLFGIANQLLAAVALTVATTLIIKSGRVKWAWVTLVPLAWDAAVTLTASWQKVFSSDPKLGFLAQRERYADALAQNQVLAPAKTIEDMQQVVLNSTVNATLSALFAVLIIIVIADAIRVWIQAINRDGPLPSSEVPFVESKLVAPSGLIPTRAERRQLAGVGGGDQDGTPDPKK from the coding sequence ATGAATCGACCGCGCCCGAGTACTCGCTCGATCGTCATCTGGTCGGGCGTCGCGGTGATCGGTGCGGTGGCCTGGGGCGTCCTCGCGCTCTCGCGCGGGGAGGACGTCAACGCCGCCTGGTTGGTGATAGCGGCACTCGGCTCGTACGCGATCGCCTACCGCTTCTACGCGAAGGTCATCGTCAAGCACGTCCTGCGGGTGGACGACAAACGCGCGACGCCGGCCGAACGGCTGAACAACGGCATCGACTACCACCCGACCGATCGGCGGGTGCTGTTCGGCCACCACTTCGCCGCGATCGCCGGTGCCGGACCACTCGTCGGCCCCGTTCTCGCCGCGCAGATGGGCTATCTGCCGGGCACGATCTGGATCATCTTCGGCGTCATCTTCGCCGGCGCGGTGCAGGACATGGTGATCCTGTTCTTCTCGATGCGCCGCGACGGCAAGAGCCTTGGCCAGATGGCGCGTCAGGAGATCGGCCCGATCGGTGGCGTCGCCGCTCTCGTCGCCGTGATGGTCATCATGATCATCCTGCTCGCCGTGCTCGGCATCGTCGTGGTGAACGCGCTCGCGCAGTCGCCGTGGGGCACGTTCTCGCTCGCGATGACGATCCCGATCGCGTTGTTCATGGGCGCGTACATGAGGTGGTGGCGCCCCGGCAAGGTGATCGAGACGACCATCATCGGTGTCGCCCTGCTGATGCTCGCGATCGTCTCCGGCGGCTGGGTGGCGAACTCCGGGCTCGCGGACATGTTCACGTTGAGCCCGCAGGCGTTGACGATCAGCCTGATCATCTACGGCTTCGTCGCCGCGGTCCTGCCGGTGTGGCTGCTGCTCGCGCCGCGGGACTACCTGTCCACGTTCATGAAGATCGGCGCGATCATCCTGCTCGCGGCGGGTGTGATCTTCACACTGCCGTCGATGAAGTTGCCCGCGTTCACCGAGTTCGCGTTCAACGGTCAGGGCCCGGTGTTCGCCGGTTCGCTGTTCCCGTTCGTGTTCATCACGATCGCGTGCGGCGCGTTGTCCGGCTTCCACTCGCTGATCTCGTCCGGCACGACTCCGAAGATGATCCAGAAGGAGTCGCAGGTCCGCATGGTCGGGTACGGCGGCATGCTGATGGAGTCGTTCGTCGCGATCATGGCGCTTGCCGCGGCCTGCATTCTCGAGCCGGGCTTGTACTTCGCGATGAACTCACCTGCTGGACTGCTCGGTCCGACCGTCCAGACGGCGTCTGAGTTCGTGACCGGGTTGGGCTTCTCGATCACACCGGACGCCCTGACCGCGGCCGCCGCGGCGGTGGAGGAACAGACGCTGGTCGCCCGTACGGGTGGCGCCCCGACGCTCGCGGTCGGCATGTCGGAGATCTTCTCCGGTCTCTTAGGCGGAACGGCGTTGAAGGCGTTCTGGTACCACTTCGCGATCATGTTCGAGGCACTGTTCATCCTCACCACGGTGGACGCCGGCACACGGGTCGGCCGGTTCATGCTGCAGGACACGTTGGGCAACATCTGGAAGCCGCTGGCGCGCGTGAGCTGGTGGCCCGGACTGGCCGCGACGAGCGCCGTGGTGGTCGGTGGGTGGGGCTACTTCCTGTGGGTCGGCGTGAACGACCCGCTCGGCGGCATCAACCAGCTGTTCCCACTGTTCGGCATCGCCAACCAGCTGTTGGCAGCCGTCGCGCTGACGGTCGCGACGACGCTGATCATCAAGAGCGGGCGGGTGAAATGGGCGTGGGTCACACTCGTCCCGTTGGCCTGGGACGCCGCGGTGACGTTGACCGCGAGCTGGCAGAAGGTGTTCTCCTCCGACCCGAAGCTGGGCTTCCTCGCCCAGCGTGAGCGGTACGCGGACGCCCTGGCGCAGAACCAGGTACTCGCCCCGGCGAAGACCATCGAGGACATGCAGCAGGTGGTGCTCAACTCGACCGTGAACGCCACGCTGTCCGCGCTGTTCGCCGTACTGATCATCATCGTGATCGCCGACGCGATCCGGGTCTGGATCCAGGCGATCAACCGAGACGGGCCGCTGCCCAGCAGCGAGGTACCGTTCGTGGAGTCGAAGCTGGTCGCCCCGTCCGGCCTGATCCCCACCCGTGCGGAACGCCGCCAGCTCGCGGGCGTCGGCGGTGGAGACCAGGACGGAACGCCGGATCCCAAGAAGTAG
- a CDS encoding alginate lyase family protein has product MTGRSSLRRAVVVALLAVFLVATAAFTSPSVTPAYTDPSTMTDAAFFAKLDLSQPGLATVRTHVQQADYPAAKTALLAYSRNRTTPVVPGMGTTPLTSPMSSTADELVDYVFEFADLGQTQSFNGDIDWDYHWNPSKPTEFGPAHYYVVDFMMVHILVPSYNALSPGDPKRTQYANAFWSFAMEWIADKGNTNDGLGPEPSHAGSNRLDMAKRLAAWVSAYDAFKNDPSLDADANIAVLKHLWQMSNRLYYTIEGTSGNNWYMSIARSLYKAGVYLPEFTDAANWRSRSEGATAKYFANNFKGDGMNVEPTEGYHLYALSLANEIKNLGVLNGRPVLTGISEGLERAGEVLTDLLLPNLEGPQLGDSASVNYGGEQLLKDFAGYFDRPDFLYLGSKRAQGTAPTRRSVLHPNSFAVMRTGWSANDNYLMVENSDTPYAGSHNHPDDLSLSLYAYGKRLVADPGVYDYLSTGPGPWLRLQTEAHNTVEVNNAPQSNIGRQQVSWRSNDGFDFFHGRHRDYAPISHDRKIFFVKPGFWIVSDLMSGSTITNTYEQLWHFPPTTVSVNGTTKRASTSFGGEANLKVVPADPATVTAAVRNGYYSPQPNVVNDAQYLAYTKSVAGTTSFDTVLFPEPAGANRNVTVSRIPTGVGTTTATALQIAKDAGNGGNTGTFYLSHEANPTTRSFGGFTFNGEVAYVEKSGAGNLVSTSLGRGSVLTEGAIDLIRSAVPVGDLAVTYQGSTLAVSAGDALAGPVTLYAPAATTVSLNGSAATFTRSGDYVTIAAPAIPTSGTTVINDDFGIGGLDSQTWSFDDANGSTGLRPESGTWAVAPHAGDNAYRQSAYSQENARALTTSSDWTDSLVEAKVTPVAKVGTFYGASLFARYQDDQHHYEFQYTSNGGAPELRIVKRFIGTTTVLASTPFTMSLGTTYTMKAVASGDTLKLFVNGVERVSAQDRQILGGAAGVGTHKTDTYFDDLKVTEIVDGDTWKVDRGYFLINNSELFADSLDEDASQLSSSRANDLTDVTATANVKVTAWDDQPGWVGLTATTLGTNDSYRFVVHNTGTERRLRIERVVSGQPAQAAPTVLAEKAYALTTGTTYAFTARSYRGLLTFSVNGTPELTARDTLLSRGGFGFTTSRAQARFDNARLQTLR; this is encoded by the coding sequence ATGACCGGTAGATCCTCGCTGAGGCGGGCTGTCGTCGTCGCCCTGCTGGCCGTCTTCCTCGTGGCGACCGCCGCGTTCACGTCTCCGTCAGTCACCCCGGCGTATACCGATCCGAGCACCATGACCGATGCGGCCTTCTTCGCCAAGCTCGATCTCAGCCAGCCCGGTCTGGCGACCGTCCGCACCCATGTCCAGCAGGCCGACTATCCAGCGGCGAAGACCGCGCTTCTCGCCTACTCCCGAAACCGCACCACGCCGGTCGTGCCGGGGATGGGCACCACTCCCCTCACGAGTCCGATGAGCTCCACGGCCGACGAGCTGGTCGACTACGTCTTCGAGTTCGCGGACCTCGGCCAAACGCAGAGCTTCAACGGCGACATCGACTGGGACTACCACTGGAATCCGTCGAAGCCCACCGAGTTCGGGCCGGCTCACTATTACGTCGTGGACTTCATGATGGTCCACATTCTCGTCCCGTCCTACAACGCCCTTTCGCCGGGCGATCCGAAGCGCACGCAGTACGCCAACGCGTTCTGGTCCTTCGCGATGGAATGGATCGCCGACAAGGGCAACACCAACGACGGGCTCGGTCCCGAACCGTCCCATGCCGGCAGCAATCGGCTCGACATGGCCAAGCGGCTGGCTGCCTGGGTCTCGGCGTACGACGCGTTCAAGAACGATCCCTCACTCGACGCCGACGCCAACATCGCCGTCCTCAAACACCTGTGGCAGATGAGCAATCGTCTCTACTACACCATCGAGGGAACCAGCGGGAACAACTGGTACATGAGTATCGCCCGCTCCCTCTACAAGGCCGGCGTGTACCTGCCCGAGTTCACCGACGCGGCCAACTGGCGGTCCCGGTCCGAGGGTGCGACCGCCAAGTATTTCGCGAACAACTTCAAGGGCGACGGCATGAACGTCGAGCCGACCGAGGGCTATCACCTCTACGCCCTCTCGCTCGCCAACGAGATCAAGAATCTCGGCGTGCTCAACGGGCGCCCCGTACTGACCGGGATCTCCGAGGGGCTGGAACGCGCGGGCGAGGTACTGACCGACCTGCTCCTGCCCAACCTGGAAGGACCACAGCTCGGAGACAGCGCCTCGGTCAACTACGGTGGCGAGCAGCTCCTGAAGGACTTCGCCGGGTACTTCGATCGGCCCGACTTCCTCTACCTGGGTAGCAAACGGGCGCAGGGTACGGCGCCCACGAGGCGATCGGTCCTGCATCCCAACAGCTTCGCCGTCATGCGTACCGGGTGGTCCGCCAACGACAACTACTTGATGGTCGAGAACTCCGACACGCCCTACGCCGGCTCGCACAACCATCCGGACGATCTGAGCCTCAGCCTGTACGCGTACGGCAAGCGACTCGTCGCCGACCCCGGCGTGTACGACTACCTCTCCACCGGACCGGGACCGTGGTTGCGACTGCAAACAGAGGCGCACAACACCGTGGAAGTCAACAACGCGCCGCAGTCCAACATCGGGCGCCAGCAGGTGAGCTGGCGATCCAACGATGGCTTCGACTTCTTCCACGGCCGCCACCGCGACTACGCGCCGATCAGTCACGATCGCAAGATCTTCTTCGTCAAGCCCGGCTTCTGGATCGTCTCCGACCTCATGTCCGGAAGCACCATCACCAACACCTACGAACAGCTCTGGCACTTCCCGCCGACCACGGTCTCGGTCAACGGAACGACGAAGCGCGCCAGCACCAGCTTCGGCGGAGAGGCCAATCTGAAGGTCGTGCCGGCCGACCCGGCGACCGTCACGGCCGCGGTGCGCAACGGCTACTACTCACCCCAGCCGAATGTCGTGAACGACGCGCAGTACCTCGCCTACACCAAGTCGGTGGCTGGAACGACCTCGTTCGACACGGTCCTCTTCCCCGAGCCCGCCGGCGCCAACCGCAACGTCACCGTCAGCCGGATCCCCACCGGAGTCGGCACCACGACGGCCACCGCCCTGCAGATCGCCAAGGATGCTGGGAACGGCGGCAATACCGGAACCTTCTACCTGTCGCATGAAGCCAACCCGACCACCCGCTCCTTCGGTGGCTTCACGTTCAACGGGGAGGTCGCCTATGTCGAGAAGAGCGGAGCTGGGAACCTGGTCAGCACCTCGCTCGGCCGCGGGTCCGTGCTCACCGAAGGCGCCATCGACCTGATCAGGTCGGCCGTCCCGGTGGGCGACCTCGCGGTGACCTACCAGGGCAGCACGCTCGCGGTCTCGGCCGGCGACGCCCTGGCGGGACCGGTGACTCTCTACGCCCCCGCGGCGACGACGGTCAGCCTCAACGGCTCGGCGGCGACGTTCACCAGATCCGGTGACTACGTCACGATCGCGGCCCCTGCCATCCCCACGTCCGGTACGACGGTCATCAACGACGACTTCGGCATCGGTGGCCTGGACAGCCAGACCTGGTCGTTCGACGATGCCAACGGGTCGACCGGCCTGCGCCCCGAGAGCGGAACCTGGGCGGTGGCGCCCCACGCCGGCGACAACGCGTACCGGCAGTCCGCCTACTCCCAGGAGAATGCCCGCGCCCTCACCACCAGCTCGGACTGGACCGACTCGCTCGTCGAAGCCAAGGTGACGCCCGTCGCCAAGGTCGGAACGTTCTATGGGGCAAGCCTTTTCGCCAGGTACCAAGACGATCAGCACCACTACGAGTTCCAGTACACCAGCAACGGTGGCGCGCCGGAGCTGCGCATCGTCAAGAGGTTCATCGGCACCACCACGGTCCTGGCGTCGACGCCGTTCACGATGAGCCTGGGCACCACGTACACCATGAAGGCCGTGGCGAGCGGCGACACCTTGAAGCTCTTCGTCAACGGCGTCGAACGGGTGAGCGCCCAGGACCGGCAGATCCTCGGTGGCGCGGCCGGTGTCGGCACCCACAAGACCGACACCTACTTCGACGATCTCAAGGTCACCGAGATCGTCGATGGCGACACCTGGAAGGTCGATCGTGGCTACTTCCTGATCAACAACTCCGAGCTGTTCGCCGACAGCCTGGACGAGGACGCCTCTCAGCTCAGCAGCTCGCGTGCCAACGATCTGACCGACGTGACCGCGACAGCGAACGTCAAGGTGACCGCGTGGGACGACCAGCCGGGCTGGGTCGGCCTGACCGCCACCACCTTGGGCACGAACGACAGCTACCGTTTCGTGGTCCACAACACCGGAACCGAACGACGGCTGCGCATCGAACGAGTGGTCAGCGGGCAACCGGCACAGGCGGCGCCGACGGTGCTGGCCGAGAAGGCGTACGCGCTGACCACCGGCACCACCTATGCCTTCACCGCACGTTCCTACCGCGGCCTGCTCACCTTCTCGGTCAACGGGACACCGGAGCTGACGGCCCGCGACACCCTGCTCAGCCGTGGTGGCTTCGGCTTCACCACCAGTCGTGCCCAAGCCCGCTTCGACAACGCACGCCTGCAGACCCTCCGGTGA